The genome window GAACCTGGGAATTGCCCAACAGCGGACTGGGGACTATGAAGAAGCCCTGAATAGTTTTCAGCGGGCCGTTTATATTGATGACGATTTAACCGAAGCCTGGGTCAGTATGGGGCTGATCTACTACGAAATAGAACAGCTTGATCTCGCCGAAGAATGTTACCATTCCGCCCTGGTCCGTGACGGAAATTCCCCCAAAACCTGGAACAACCTGGGGGTCCTCTATTTTGTGGAGGGCAGCTACGAGGAAGCCCGGCATTGCTTTGAAGAAGCGGTGACCATGCTTCCCATGTACTACGAGGCCCTCTTTAACCTGCGGGATGCCTGCCGGAAGCTGCAGGATTTTCGGGCGGCAGCTGAATTCGAACGTATTCTGAGTAAGGTATCCCCCGATATGGGGTATCCTTTTCGTCCTATCAGCAATAATTAGCGTTTGCCTATAATGAAAATCCTCTATATTGCCGAAATAGTTGGAAAAGCCGGGGTCTATGCCCTAAAAATGGCCCTGGGTGAGCTGAAAAAACAGAAACCCGCGGACTTCGTCATTGCCGGAGCGGATGGCGTTACCGGGGGCAACGGCCTGGGGCGCAACCATGCCGCCTATATCCATAAACTGGGAATAAACGTACTTACCACCGGGGAATGTTGTTTCTATAAAAAGGACCTGGTGGAAAACCTGGGGAAGATCCCCTACGTACTCCGGCCG of Treponema primitia ZAS-1 contains these proteins:
- a CDS encoding tetratricopeptide repeat protein is translated as METAASLNDSGIALTEANRPYEAIPLFRKALIMEPENPLLWMNLGIAQQRTGDYEEALNSFQRAVYIDDDLTEAWVSMGLIYYEIEQLDLAEECYHSALVRDGNSPKTWNNLGVLYFVEGSYEEARHCFEEAVTMLPMYYEALFNLRDACRKLQDFRAAAEFERILSKVSPDMGYPFRPISNN